The proteins below are encoded in one region of Streptomyces cyanogenus:
- the ccrA gene encoding crotonyl-CoA carboxylase/reductase yields MKHILDAIEASTAPGGGAVTAADFASLPLPGSYRAVTVHRDEADIFAGIPGPERDSRKSLHVEDVPVPELGPGEALVAVMASSVNYNTVWSSIFEPLSTFGFLDRYGRVSELAKRHDLPYHIIGSDLAGVVLRTGIGVNNWKPGDRVVAHCLSVELEAPDGHDDTMLDPEQRIWGFETNFGGLAQLALVKSNQLMPKPQHLSWEEAAASGLVNSTAYRQLVSRNGAQMKQGDNILIWGASGGLGSYATQYALAGGANPVCVVSSPEKADICRSMGAEAIIDRSAEDYRFWKDEQTQDPREWKRFGKRIRELTGGEDVDIVFEHPGRETFGASVFVTRKGGTIVTCASTSGYRHEYDNRYLWMSLKRIVGSHFANYREAWEANRLIAKGRIHPTLSQVYSLEDTGQAAYEVHRNFHQGKVGVLCLAPEEGLGVTDPALREKHLGAINRFRGRGTRPRPS; encoded by the coding sequence GTGAAGCACATCCTCGATGCGATCGAGGCGTCGACCGCACCAGGCGGCGGTGCCGTCACCGCCGCAGACTTCGCGTCCTTGCCGTTGCCCGGTTCGTACCGCGCGGTCACCGTGCACCGGGACGAGGCCGACATTTTCGCCGGGATACCGGGCCCTGAGCGGGACTCTCGCAAGTCGCTGCACGTGGAGGACGTCCCGGTGCCCGAGCTGGGCCCGGGCGAGGCCCTGGTGGCCGTCATGGCCTCCTCGGTCAACTACAACACCGTATGGAGCTCGATCTTCGAGCCGCTGTCGACCTTCGGGTTCCTGGACCGCTACGGTCGGGTCAGCGAGCTGGCCAAACGCCACGATCTCCCTTACCACATCATCGGCTCCGACCTCGCGGGCGTCGTGCTGCGCACCGGCATAGGAGTGAACAACTGGAAGCCGGGGGACCGGGTGGTCGCGCACTGTCTGTCGGTGGAGCTGGAGGCTCCCGACGGCCACGACGACACGATGCTCGACCCCGAGCAGCGCATCTGGGGCTTCGAGACCAACTTCGGTGGTCTGGCACAGCTCGCACTGGTCAAGTCGAACCAGCTGATGCCCAAACCGCAGCACCTGAGCTGGGAGGAGGCCGCGGCCTCGGGCCTGGTCAACTCGACGGCCTACCGGCAGCTGGTGTCCCGCAACGGTGCCCAGATGAAGCAGGGGGACAACATCCTGATCTGGGGCGCGAGCGGTGGCCTCGGTTCGTACGCAACGCAGTACGCGCTCGCCGGCGGCGCCAACCCGGTCTGCGTCGTCTCCTCACCGGAGAAGGCGGACATCTGCCGTTCCATGGGCGCCGAGGCGATCATCGACCGCAGTGCCGAGGACTACCGGTTCTGGAAGGACGAGCAGACCCAGGACCCAAGGGAGTGGAAGCGCTTCGGCAAGCGCATCCGGGAGCTGACCGGCGGCGAGGACGTGGACATCGTCTTCGAGCACCCGGGACGCGAGACCTTCGGCGCATCGGTGTTCGTGACGAGGAAGGGCGGCACGATCGTCACCTGTGCCTCGACGTCGGGCTACCGGCACGAGTACGACAACCGCTACCTGTGGATGTCGCTCAAGCGGATCGTCGGTTCCCACTTCGCCAACTACCGTGAGGCGTGGGAGGCCAACCGGCTCATCGCGAAGGGCCGGATCCACCCCACGCTGTCTCAGGTGTACTCCCTGGAGGACACCGGCCAGGCCGCCTACGAGGTGCACCGCAACTTCCACCAGGGCAAGGTCGGTGTGCTGTGCCTGGCCCCCGAGGAGGGTCTGGGCGTGACCGACCCCGCTCTGCGTGAGAAGCACCTGGGCGCGATCAACCGCTTCCGGGGCAGGGGCACCCGGCCGCGGCCGTCCTGA